The DNA region TCGCTAAATTTTTCTATTTGTCGATTAATGTAGTCGTCGTTACattagtttaagaaaaaaaaaaaggtaccaACCATATCCTTATGGAATGTGAGTTATGCTACACTTTTCTGGTTATCTTTCTGCTTGCTAATTGCAAGATTCCAGATTATCACGAGAGCTCATTCGTTGGGTCTGTTCTTATCTCTAAATTAGAAGACAGAagatttaaattactttttaagtTGGTTAGTTATCTCGTTGATTTACCAAAAGCCATGgtaattgtaaaattaaatgagaGGAGCAAGTTTGGTTGTCGGTGAAGACAACAGTGATCAATGCACCATGCTATAATTGAACCTCTTCAAGGGGTGGAAGAATTATCTCCAATAATGTGTAATTTTAACGATATGATAGTTTAAGATTGTTTGAGAgattgtaatgtttttttttctaaactattTATTagtgtaattattattttaaaatactatttaattAGTTGATAGTTGATTTTTTTACTGTTAGTATATTGAATTTAAGCCTAAAAACATCacaataacaaaacaaatacatttttaaacGATAATATTGAAAATTGTCGACAATATTTATACTACATATTACTAATTATttcaaaaggaaaatattaaatcattaaataatttttattaggaaaataagaaatttacgttttagtaaataataggaaatctattaattgaaaaataaattaacaaaatactACCGAATACAGATACTTggtaaaaatagaagaaatgaaTTGTAcgaacaatttaaatttatatataatatttcattgatttatataaaaattaatacaatatatatttttgatataaatatttatttgatttttataatatttaatacaaataattatgataatatataattataacgtaaaaatttaattgataaaaatcatatttatatgaaaaatattaaataatataaatttacaatataatttaatcctTTCTCTTTAagaatatatgtatattatcgATACCTAACATTTAACCATGTGTtactctctaaaaaaaaaccCATGTGTTCtggttttaatattttaagtaagTGCGACGTACAATCAAATATTAGTCACCAATCACTAAAGGCAttctaataaaaagaaatcataCCAAAAcaactttaataaaattaaactatgcACTATTGCACTAAATGATAAATTAGTGAAACATATGGTGTTGAATCACCCCACGGAACTTAAATActactaataatttattaaaatactaataGTACTTGTATGGATAGGTTGTTTTTAAATGCTAGTTTTGTACACAACGCGTTTTCCCATCCATCCTTGAATTTTGAAGCTCCAATCCAATAAATATGCATCATGGCGTTGGCGTcgaagttgttgttgttgtttgttgctGTGCAATCTTTGCCTCTGACAATTACAACGTGCACATCTAATTAGTCTCATTGGTTTACAGAGCAATAAAATGATTCTccacttctcaatgccccacgtGCATCCTCTTCATTAGTCAATTTCTTAGCTTCTTCCTCACAAAAGCACCCCGAGATAAAGGATCCATTTTTGTAGTAGATGTCAATGTTAATGCAAAATTGTAAATCATAAGCAAATAGTACAACTCATCTCTtgttcttaaatataaaaaatacacacaaataataaagtcaattaatcccaattaattaattaattaatcaattgcatcaatttcttttttttttcaacttaccTTTTATTGAAACTTGATAAAAAGAGTCATTGaaactaatatattaaataaatgaaagatattttagaaatattaacattaaatataataaggttagttaaaatttatttatatttaagataagaaaatatttttttttatatttgagactaAAGGTAGTAAtattgttaataaataattttttttaaataaagtgaTTAAACATAAGTGATCAATATGCTCAAATTAATGTTGAATCCTTTGGATAATACTCAATTTTATCCTTAATGAaatgtgtataaaaaatatttttttagaagagtttaattcctcaaataaatttttaatattttaaaagagattaatttttaaatgtatcaAAAGATTAATCTTTGACTTAATTCAGATACCTgaattcactaaaaaaaatagtggatATTGAAATAAGTTAATCCTAACAACTAGTAGCATTTTTAAAGGGGGCGAATCACATGCCGATTTGCATTCTTTCTGttttattcatataataatacagctgttttattttttatttgtataaataattgCCTAATGGACTTGAAGTTTATTTAACAAAAACCATAGTTTAATCAATTATGTAGTGGTAATAATATGCTGATAACATAATATTCCCTTGGCTTTATGCTGATatactctttctttttttctctttcacctTTGCTTCTCCTCAACGTTCGGTAGCCTAAAACTTagctgtaataaaaaaaaaattaaaaaagaaaaagaaaataagagagagagtTTACATTTTACAAGTATAGGTAGATATAGGTAGATTACAATTAAAGAGAGGAAAATGGGTTTAATGGTtttttctagagagagagagagagaggcatgATGGCCACCAATCCCATGAACATAGCTTTGGCCTCTTATTCTTATTCTCAGTGTTGAGAGAGAGAGTGTGGTAGTGATTCCAGATGCTTTGGAAATGggaaaaaatgaacaacaacaTGTTCAGGAAGAAGGGCAGGTTGAGGTTCCACCATGTTGTTTGGTCCTTCTTCGACCATTCAGTTTCAAGTGTCTCTTCCTTCTCCTACTCAGTTTGTCGGCTCTGCTTTCTGCACTCTTTTGGGTTCTTCCTAGACACAACACCATCTCATATAGTTTTGATGCAAAAGATGTAATTAAGCAAAGTGGTCAGTCTCGCTCACTCACCCTCTTCTCATGATGCCATATGGggaattttctaaattttgcatttttggttctttgattgtcatattttaattattatagtaattcaacgattgaaattttttatctcGAATTTGGGTTTTTGGGTTTTGGTTatgatgttgtttctcaaaatttgattttgtgaTGTTTTGAGTGAATTGTCTGAATTTCGTGTTGTTTTATCAGTTTTCTCTGATGTTTTGAAGATACTACAAATTTAGGGATTTTTTTTGGATGAATTTTGAGGGAAAGTTGtgtgaacaaaaaaatatttgatgataCTACATGCCAAGAGGAGCCGCGTGAATACCTGTCAAACTAACATTAATGTTCTGTCTAATTAAAAagcattgatttttttaagaggTGCAATGATTATCTGGCATGCATATCCGGTTTTGTCTGTTTGATTGTGTGTCAATACTGTCTTGGATTTACTTTCCTAGTGTGTTAATGTGATATGCTTAACCCATGAATTGTGGTGAAAGTTTGCATATGTGTCACTTGTATTAGTTCAGGAATTTAAAATGCTGATTGCTGTGAGTAACTGTATTGTATgtaaaaacctaaaaatatgAATGTAATACTAGTTTGTATGGAAATATACATTAAATGTTGTGTACAATTGGAAATGTATCATTTTAATGAAGttttaaattaacatttatcaGTAAGTGGTTAACTTATGGTTGACCCTTAGCAAGTGCTGGTGGACTCATTAACAAGACCCTTCCTAGAATATTATACTTGGTTACTCGtgatacctttttcttttttttcaattccttttatacataaaaaacttGTTTGTATTTACAATtgtgaattattatttatagatTGGTTGTAGTCAGCTTCTCACTGCTATATAAAATAGCATAACAATGCTTCATCACTGagtattaatttttagttaccTGAAACTTTTATAACATAGGTTGGAGAATATTAGGATATTCAGTAGGAATCCTGGAATACTGTGTGTTTCAAAgatttgaacaacaaaagccttATCTCACTAAGATTTGAACatggatgaaaaatataatcCACTCAAGTGCAAGAACAATGCATTGATGGCTTAGCATTGTGAGACTACCTCTAACatgattgaattatttttaggtTGCAATCCTGTACCGGTGAAACCAAAGTCCTTTTGTTGTTCATATCCTTTGTTTTGTGCAATATGTGTGATCTGTGCAACTGTCACTCATAAGTTTGTatattgctttctttttctatgATTAATCTTCTGCATTATATACTGTATCACCATTTAAATTTGTATCCAAGTGACATTACTAAATTTATTGATGATTTATTTCCCTTCAAAATATTTTCAGCTTCTGTTCAGACATCCTTCAGACTGGAAAAACCGGTTTCACAGCTTATTCCATATATTGAAACATTAGAACATGATATGCACGACGAAATAGCTCTACCAAATACAGAGGTTTTGGTTTTGCCCTTGCTTgtgttcttatatttttttttttccctaagACTGTTTAGGCATATGGCTTATAAGCTATTTAACCTTAACAGGTGGCTCTCCTGTCCATGCACCAAAGTATTCCACCTAACTGTACTGACGTGGTGTTTGGTGTTCTCTCTGATCCAATGAATTCTTCAATAAATCCAGTGTCCTTGAGTGTGCTGAAGTCATCTTTAATTGAACTGTTTCTCAAGCAAATCAACCTGactttgacatcatcaataTTTGGGAATGCATCAATATTTGAGATCTTGAAGTTTCCTGGAGGGTTAACTGTAATACCAGTACAGTCTGCTTATATTTGGCAGATGCCAgagattttgtttaattttactcTTAACAATTCAATATCCGAGGTATTGGAAAATTTTGATGACTTCAAGGATGAATTGAAGTTTGGATTGCGTCTAAACTCTGATGAGGTACAGTCCTATAACCTGATTCATTTGTTATTTTCGAGGGTTTCAGTTTTGGTTTTATAAATGCCACTTAAAACACTGAACCAGTAATCTATTTCTGATTTCTCAGACTCAGCTTGCATTTAAtcctcccccccccccaaaaaaaaataatcttgttatcacttttttttttcttttttacttatttgCAAGTTTGACCCCTCTAATATAGAGAACAAAGGTAGCAGAAACCATTAGAAGTTGGGTTTGAGTCCATTCAGAGATTGCTAAAATAAGCTTCTACACAAATTGTCTGTATTGCACTGATATCTAACATGTGACTTTTTGAGCAGAATGTGTATGTGCAAATAACAAATGCAAATGGCTCATCGATAACTCCTCCAGTAGTAGTGCAGGCTTCAGTCATGCCAGGCTTTGGGAGCCTCTTACCTCAAAGATTAAAGCAATTAGCTCAAACAATAACAGGTTCTGCTGGCAAAAATCTTGGCCTTGATAACTCAGTTTTTGGCAGAGTTAAAGAAGTCAGATTATCTTCTTTCTTGAAGAATACACTACATGCTTCCTCACCTTCTCCTGCTCCTGCTCCATCTCCACAGTTAATTGATCACTCTGAGCCATCAACTTCACCACATCGTGCTAGTCCTTACACTCCAATATCACCAGCAGCTGCTGAACAACCTCCTTGTTTCGATTGTGAAGTACCCTCACCTGCACCTTCTATGGTGCCTGCGCATCCTCCAGATCCCTGTCTATATAGTGGCTTCCTTCATCATCCAATCCCTTCGCCAAAATCTTATTCTAAACCATCCTTTCCCCCTGATTATTCACCTGCTGCTGCCCCTACCTCAAATTCTGCTAGCCACACCAGTGAGGAAGCTTCTGATCCGTCTCGTGAAGCCGAGGTGTCCCATGGATCCAAGCTTCGGCAGGGTGAAGAGACGTCTAATAAACTGGTGTCTCATCTACTTGCTCCATCCTCTTTATGTAAGTTTATCTGGTCAAATAGATTCCTTTTGTTTCTCATGTTTTGCTTGGAACTGATGATAAGACTTATATAATGCTGACAACATATTATTTAAGCATCCTCTTAAAAGTATGTTTACTTTTTGGAGCTGCTAATCTTTTTGGTAGTGGTTACTCATAGTATTTTTATGCACTTCATCAGTCTGTAAGATTTTTTATTGCACAATGTTTAACATGGGAACGTTTTGGGagcttttttttgttagaattttggGAATTGTCTTGTCTGTGATGGAATGCTCCTTAAACCCAGGCTTGGGTTCTTTTGATTCTGATACACTTAATGGTTTTAGAATTTAGAGTAGGGGATCATGATCCAGATTAGCTTCCTCATCTGAAAATGAGTATATGACAGATGGAAACCTAATAAGAATCTCCGGATACTAGATTGATTTTGCACGATATTGACAAGGGAAGAGAGGTTTAATTGGTGGATTTTAGACATAATTTGATAAAGATCCAATGCTAAATATTTATGTATCAAAGATTGTATTTCAGTGAAGCACAATTGTTGCAAAGTTGTGGCGCACCATACATGTATGTCAATTACTTTTAAAGAAATCAAAGGCAGGAGTATTTGCTATTTACTTTTAAGACCACCATTTTCTGTATCAGACGACTCATTCTTTTCTAAACATATAAATTCATTGCATTCTTGTTTCCTGACTTGTGTTttcttaaaacttatttttttctttttccctttcctttATTCTGTGCAGCTTCAGCGAGTGGTGATTTCCGTGGGGAAATGTTGCTAATGGGATTTTGTATggtattaatttcatttgtttttctcaatGATACCACATTTTGATGATATGGAGATGTTGCCTGCTGAAGGATCCTGGAGACATGCGAGGACTACTACAACAGCCTAATGACGTGCTTTGCAAGTTTTGTTTAGATAATGGAAGGAAGAAACTTCCGTCCAATTTTAATTTGCCTTAATTTTACTTCAAGTATGCAACCGACCACCATGTAAAGCTCCGGTGGGTAAAGGGTCAAAGCCAGAAAGTTGGCAGGCCTCTCATCTAGTACTACATATTTCTATGAAGCATGAAATTGATCCCAAAGGGGTCAACTAACAAACATCATGATCGAGAGCAAAATTGGCTTTCAGATGTCAGAAGAACCATCCCTTGTATTCGATCAAGTGTATGATATGCAAAGAAATGTGGGTTCTTTGAGCATCTGAATCTGTAAAACAACCATAGTAATATCTAGCAAAAAGATAAATTAGTCACACTTGTATAGCTCTATGCTCCCCCCCTTCTCCCtacttttgaaagaaaataagaattcAAATTCATCCATGAAGAAACGCGTGTTCTTTGTAGTCTAGACAGATCTTTTACTCTGGAAAAAAGTGGTCAAAGGAAAACATATAGAGAAAAGTGAATGTTAACTACATGTGTTAGAGTTTCTTGGGACTAGCAAGTgtcaagataaaga from Glycine soja cultivar W05 chromosome 8, ASM419377v2, whole genome shotgun sequence includes:
- the LOC114422236 gene encoding uncharacterized protein LOC114422236; the encoded protein is MGKNEQQHVQEEGQVEVPPCCLVLLRPFSFKCLFLLLLSLSALLSALFWVLPRHNTISYSFDAKDVIKQSASVQTSFRLEKPVSQLIPYIETLEHDMHDEIALPNTEVALLSMHQSIPPNCTDVVFGVLSDPMNSSINPVSLSVLKSSLIELFLKQINLTLTSSIFGNASIFEILKFPGGLTVIPVQSAYIWQMPEILFNFTLNNSISEVLENFDDFKDELKFGLRLNSDENVYVQITNANGSSITPPVVVQASVMPGFGSLLPQRLKQLAQTITGSAGKNLGLDNSVFGRVKEVRLSSFLKNTLHASSPSPAPAPSPQLIDHSEPSTSPHRASPYTPISPAAAEQPPCFDCEVPSPAPSMVPAHPPDPCLYSGFLHHPIPSPKSYSKPSFPPDYSPAAAPTSNSASHTSEEASDPSREAEVSHGSKLRQGEETSNKLVSHLLAPSSLSSASGDFRGEMLLMGFCMVLISFVFLNDTTF